In Coffea eugenioides isolate CCC68of chromosome 4, Ceug_1.0, whole genome shotgun sequence, the genomic stretch CTAACTCTTGGAGTATGCTCTAAgggaaggtggggttgtcaTAACATGCATTATTTTTTCATGACTCAGACCTGTCTCTGGATTTGTCATTCTTGTTGTGTTATTCTCTGCTTTTACTTCTCcctcttccttttttctttactGTCACCAGAGCTAGAGATTCATTTACAATTCCTTGTTCTTTCCTCCTGAGTTCTTCATTCATTACAGCATCTTTTGCTATATCCATGGTCAACACATCATTCAGTGTTGAATTACTAACAGAAACCGCTATTGTTTCCCAACTATTTGGTAGTGAACTAAATAACAGTAAAGCCTACACCTCATCATCCAAGTTAAAGTTCAACATAGCTGTTGGGTTTATCAAACCCTAAGAATTACTCAGGTGCTCAGTTACATTTGCACTATTTTTGTATCTCATCCAAATAATCTGCTTCAGACAAGAGACCTTATTTAAACTGATTTTCTTTCATACATACTTTCTAATTTCTTTCACAGTATATTGGCTCTAATTTTATTAGCAATGTATTGAAAAATATTCTGACCAATTCACTTTCTAATATTACCAATAGTTTTTCTGTATATAACAATCCACTTTTTATCACTCATATCACTCAATCTACCTTTATCTCCTAAAACAGGTTCAAACAAATTTCTTAGTTTTTCATTCTAGACTTTCAAATCGAATAATTATTTgcatttaattttatcatacaaCCACTATTTGAGTCATCCATTTTAACCAGTACAAGTAAGCAATCAAACTTAActattttgatattattttgTTGGGAAAGGGGTACCGGTGTAGGCACACAATATTAAAATTAACTTAAGACAAATTACTCTTTCTCCAAATACTAATTAAAAAAAGGACAAATCAAATTACTAAGCAACAATATCAACAGTAAtaataaaatgtaaaaaaaataaaagacacaaaATATCAAGATTTTTAACGCGAAAAAATCACGGGACCTAGTCCAATAAAAAAGTTTTCACTATCACAATAATGGAAATATATAGATCTACTCTAAACATCCGGATGACAACAACATCACCAATATTAATCAAGCGCAATTGTTATAAATTCATCCCCCAAAAACTACAGCTATCAAAGAAGAGGGTTTGGAAAAGTGTTACcaagtgaaaagaaaatttaaaaatggaaTTGGTAGATGTGTAGGATTTGATGAGAAGATCGTGTGgctaaaatttcatctcaatcgtGTTTCAAATCACCATCTAATCAAGATCttgaagtttttctctctttagCTTCTTTTCTCCCAATTCCCTCTTCTCTCTCTTCAAATCTCTCTGAGAAGGAAAAATGGCGGCTAAAGCTTTTTATTCTCGTTTCTCAGTTGATGATTCATTGAGTCATAAGACTTAAGttctctactttttttttgtcaatcgtCACTTTTTATCTATAGTATCCTACACTATCTTAATCTAAGGGGGAGATTCAACTGGGTCTAGAGGGGTCGGTagggactgaaccaccaccggACCAAATGGGTGCACTACGCACCCGTCTAAATTTTTTAAGAAGCCACTTAACCTTGTCTCCCACCCTACCAAGCCTTAAATGGTTTAGTAGTGGCTATCAGCCCAAAGGTTGGTGGTTACTTGAGTTCTCTACTTGATTTGGTCACAATTGACCAAACTAATCTATATGCGAACCTGTGTCATGATTTGTCCACCAAATGGGTTGGACCCACAAGCCCAGCACACTTTTTGTTTGGGAGAAGGTTATTGAGTAGAGAGGTTTTTGGAGACATAAATGGACTTGCCGTGCTTGTCACCACGAAGAATTCAGCAGGATAATCTACTTTTGTATTCCTGACTTCAGCATTCTCCAGCCTCGTGTGCTCGTTCCAAGTCTCAGCAATTCCCTTCATGAATAATGGGCAGGTCAAGCGAAGAATTTTTGGCTAGTCACCGATAACTCGGACTTAAAATGCATAAAGATCATGAGGAATTGCCTGGAAGACTAGCTGACGATCACAAATCGAGTGAAGGGCTTTACCATGGAATGGAAGACTAGCTGACGATCACAAATCGAATGGAAGACTAACTCTTTACCATCATACTTCTGTTTCCAGCTTCGATCTACCCGATCATGGAGAGCTTTAGGACAATGCAGcaaaactcaacttgagcaaaTGTAGAACTTAGGACAAGTGTTTGATGCTCTTGGTTGAGTTCAAGGCCATGCATGCTCTGCATGAATttaccttttcttctttttctctttttcctttttccttcctGTTTTGCCTGTCTCCTTAATTTGTAGGAGTCTTTCCTAAGAAGTGTTATTTCATACTCAAATTGAGATGCTACTCTCTTATCTCCTAAAGGAGTAAACATATTTGCACGACTACTTGCAGGAATTttgttgttatttttctttcacGTTTCTAGTAAATTAAATAAGAAGCatgaaaacttttgaattcaCAGAACAAAAGCTACTAATGTCATATTCTGATTGCATGTCCGAAATGCCTGATTACTTGAATAGAGGAATAATATACTTTATATGCATCTataataagtttttttttcttttaaaggtTACATCAAATAAGCTAGCCGGTATTAATGTAGGATATATTATAGGAAGAGGTAACAAATTGATGGAGTGACATGGAAGACTCAATGTCATCATCTTCCTTGAACACAATCCAGAGCGTTAAGATacaattttaattaattaaaaaaaaactaattaattCGTATTCTATGATTTGCAGTAATAAACTAAATGTACACATATGTAAAGGAAACACCTTAAGGTAAAACATCAATGGGTTATTCACACTTTTTAAAGGGTTATAGATAAATCTGTGATACTATTTTCAGCATGATGCGCTTGATTAGCAATGGATTGATTTTCTTGAATCAAGACAGTTCGTAAtcatattctttttttcttttttgatagGAAACAGACTAAATGTtattattaaattaaatttgctGAAAATCCTCCAGCACCAATTGCTTTACAAAGTTTGGAGGTGGATTCCAGATGGAATAAACTAAATAGCCCGATTTAGCATAGCGTGCAAAAACATGAGCTACTTTATTACAATCCCTTGGAACCCAATAAACATCAATAATTTGAGTGTCTAGCATTGCCTCCTTAACTCATCAGAAGCGTGTGCTGAAGCTCTTGCTTTCTGATGAGGATTGAGGACGATCGGTCAACTATAAACTGTTACATATGGAATAGTTCATAATCCTATTCTTGTTTATGTTAATGCCCAACCGCAGTCCTATATTACATGTATTAACACATCTGTACAAttgaatttcttcttctaaactCAATGGAACTAATGTGGATTTGCAAAGGTTTCCCTAATTCAGTCTCGTGTTTGTAAAATCTCTCATTCAAATTAACAACCCTGATGCAAACCATACGTACTTGCATCACGTGACAGGATATGTGAATGTGACCTAAGAAGAATGAAGCCCATGGTCTGGAACCTGCTCAAAACTGCTCAAATCCTTGTTGCAATGTCAAACAGAATTTGCAAATGAAACGTGATGAATTTACCACAGGGCATCTCCAACTTCTTTTAATAACTTGAGCAAAAAGGTTCATGAAGAACAAAGCCCCTACAACTTACATTTGCACAAACAGTGAATCCAAGTCAAGGCACCTCAAAGAGATACCATTGCAGAAAGGGTAGTGAAAAGACAACGGCATAATAGAAAAGTTGATAGAGTTGATACTACATCCAAGGCCTAAAATTGGAGACCATGTTCCCGAGCAGCATCAGCAAGTGCTTCAATACGTCCATGATAAGGGTAGCCACCTCGGTCAAAGGCCACTTTTGTAATCCCTTTCTCAAGACAGGACTTTGCAATTGCTTTGCCCACTTTCTTTGCCACATCCTAAACCAACAAATGCGTGGGCTATCAAAATAATACCAGCAAGTAGCAATAGATAGAGATAATGCAAATCGAGCATATGAAGAACTTGGGTTTTTGCATTTGTTTGTTCGCTGATTTCTTGTCCTAAAAATACAGAGCATTAATATCACCtatgttttctatttttatttattattcttttttgtgGGTCAGATAGAGGGATGATGATTAAGAAGTAGTGGAAATGGAATAAGTTCATGAGGATAACTAACACCTCATAAATCAAAAGTAAGATTTATCAGAACTATGAAAGCAGTGACTTTAAGCACAACCTCTAACTCTTGCAGTCTCCGCAGTCAAAACTATGAAAGTGATGTTGAAAGGAACTCAATACCAAACTTACTGTTGGAAGTCTGAAGTCACAGTAACTCTACTTTGTTCGTAAACTCCACTGACCTATTTGAACAATCTGCCATACAACTTAGCTTAGACAAACTTCCTAAGCATCTTAGTCCACTGTCAAAACTGGTACTGCAGTTACTTGAAAAAGTTCTATAGGGTAGTATTATAAGTTCTTAAAAAATAACTCACAACCATTTCTGCTAATCAAGAAAGATATGAAGTGAACAAAATGCACAATTGTTAAGGTTGGAAAAGAGAAAGTGTTCTAATGCATCTACCCATCGCCTTGTACCTCTAAATTCATAACATGACACCCCAACAAagcaaatattttaaaaaaggCAAAGTAAACAActctgaaaaaagaaaaggtcaagtaaaGGGTAAAAGTACAGAAAAAAAAGTGGTAGTTGAAGGAAAGAAAGCACATCAATAAGATCTTCCAAACTTTTCATACAAACTCAAGAAATGTTGTAAAGGAAACAAGGCAATATTACCATGTGATTTTAAAATACTGATCCTCCTCAGCAAAGATCCGTAATGAAAAATCTCTTACCCTTCAAGCACTCTGTGAATATCTTTGAACTAGAAGATCCACCATACTCGTCTGTTTTCTTAGTAAGGGGCCCAAAGTCATTTCAAGCAAGTGGATAAAAGCATTGTAGGATGCTTATTAGAGAAACTTATTCTCAGACAAGCACAAGATGAAAAAGCAATTGCTTTGAATCAACTACTATGGGCACTAAAACCTTCTTTCTGAACTTCCCCTTGGAGAATAATAGCAACAAACACTTCAATACTTGAAATGTACCCCACCCCATACTTGGGCTTTAAGATCAATCATAGAAGAAATAGATCACAACCAAGCTTACAATTGTGGGTAGCAGAGGGATTTGAAAGAAGGGCATAGAGACCAAGTCCTATGAGGGTGTTTAAGGTCATAAATTGGTGATAAACAGTTCTGAGAATCTATCAGAATtgcaaaagtaaaaaacaataaaaaaataataaaaacaataaactTTTGCAAGCATAAAAAGATTTGTAAAACATTAATAAAATTACTTTGCAAAAGGGGCAGGGGAAACTTAGACAGATTTCGCAAGAGCATAATAGCATGAACAGTTAAGCAACAGAATCATTGAATAAACTTCAATGTCCATTTCTTGAAACAATGTAGCAAAAGGATCAGTTTTAAGAAGGAAAAGAATCACCCCCAGTTAAAACAGATCACCACATTCAACCACATGACTTGAGAAAGGATAAATATTACCTAGCAAGAAGTTTCAATTAGATTGCTAATAGAGCTTTTAGGGTGCGTTATATCATGAACAACACAGCAGCAAAAGCGGTACTATAATACTAGCAGACAACAGCACTTTTAGAGATAACTAATAAGCGGGCCAAAACTGAAGAGATAGCTGAACTCAAATGCAAGCTGCAGACAGAAAATTACTATAACAGAAGTAAATCAGTATAACTAATTCGGGAACTTACAATAGTGGGAGCAGAGCTATAATTGAGATCATCGGAGATTGGCTTTTGCATTGTTGAAGCAGAAGCAAGAGTATGCATCTTCGAGTCATCAATTACCTGAACATACAGATGCTTATTGGATCGAAATACAGACAGTCTTGGTCTTTCCGGTGTCCCTTCAACCTATATTCCCAATGCAcaaaaaaactaaaatgaaaattcAACTTAATTTCATCCACACACGATTCCTCAGCCGTGTTATTTCTTTTACTAATCTAAGCAAATGGGTAGTGCACAATAAGTCAGAACTCCCAATGTTTCACACGATCCTCAGTCTTGATATCTTATGTTTTACTAATTTAAGCAAACGGGTATTGCGCAATAAATCAGAATTCCCAATGTTTCACACGATTCCTCAGTCTTGATATCTTATCTTTTAGTAATTTAAGCAAATGGGTAGTGCACAATAAATCAGAATTCCCAATGTTTCACACAATTCTTGATTCTTGATATGTTACTTTTTAGTATGTCATCTTTTAAGCCGCAGCGTTTATGATACTTCCCCACTAGCCAATTCCCCCTCCCCATTAGCCATGATCAGTAGTCCAATTCCCCTTCCCCAAAAGGCACGCCAGAGCCAAAAAATTGGAATGCTCGAGCTGGAGCTTGGATAGGAAAAATAACAAGTTTTGTCACTTGGCCTTGTTAAATTTCTCTTGCAGTTTTGATTTGCAGTAGGAATATGACTACAGAGCATGAAATTGCAGTTTGAGTAAAAATAAAAgctaaaaaacaagaaaaagtaCAGTTTTTTGACCTTCTTACGGATGCGCGAATGGCGGGCAGTGCGGTCCTCTCTGCGGGTTCCGGCCTTGGCTTCAATGGAGAGAGCGTTAGGCTGCCATTGGGTCGAGAACGAGGAAAGCGGCAACGGCGAAGGAAGGAAAGGAGAAGCGAATTTGGGTGTTCTGAAACCAAGCCCAAAACTAAGTGAAGTTGCATTGCAAGacatttctttctttgtttcagCAGAAAATTCTTTGCTATTCTTTCTCCTTTCTTCTCCCTCCTTAAAACACGCTCTGTTTAGCCTATCCACAGTCCCACTTCTCCCATTTTAGCACAGGTGAAGGATAAGGTCTGGTTTTAAATATGATAATATAACCCTGAAATGCCTGAGGTGGGTCTTGTCTACTATAGTATTTTGGTTGTTGTTAACTACAGTTTCTTTTTGTTCCCCAAAAGTTTGGTAGATTCGATTCAAACGAAACATTCCTCCAAAACCATAGGTCAGATACACCATACacgattttttttattttaaaaaagtgGCATTTCCTTATAAATTGAGTCAATTTGTGTTGGCTACTATAGTATCTAATGTAcacacaattttttttaaaaaaaaatgataatttcTTACTAATTGAGTCAACTTGTGTTGACTACTATAATATCTAATGTAGTATCAATACATGAAACAAAATAGATTGGTTCTGATCATAGTTATAAAGCTCGGACCGATTCAAATCGGTGAATTGACCATAGGACCGAGTTGGATCGCTAATTAGATAGGACAAGTAATAAATCGGTTGACCAGTCAATGACCTGACGATTTAATTAGTGAATCGAGTAAAAATTGTTGATTTAACCGCCAacttaaaaatttattatttttataatttaaaatatattaattatattatataatataattactGCTCAACCTATAGTTAAACGTCCAACCCGTGATTGAACTGAAAACCCGTTGAACTGATCACCTCTATGGTTCTAGTAATTGCAAGATGGAATTGAACTAAAATTCGTTGAATGGAATCAATTGTGATTGATATCTTGACAAAATGTTTTAGATGGATGAGATAAATTATAATTTCAAGCAAATGGTATAGAAAGTTACTGAACATTTTAAAATTGCACTGTTTGGACAATAAACTCTTTTTTAGCCAAAAAAGACATCGAACTCATAAaagcttaatttttttttatcattttgtcgAATTTCGGTGTTAaagcttatatatatatatgttccaTGTTCATCATACAGATCTAGGTTTATAGATCAATACTAACAATATTAAAATATGTTTAGAAATATAGTAATTACCAATCTAACTGTCTGAAGATTCTGAAAGGTCAATGGCTTAGTAGGTTTAGAAGAAAATCTATCAAGAATATGTATGAAATTATAGGTTTTGAGGAGTCTTGGGTCTTTGTTTAAAGTTCAGAATCATCAATATCTGACTCAATCACAAGGTTTGATATTTGGGCTTTGATCTGGTCTTCTAGTTCTAAAGTATTgattttttggttgaatttgcaaTATCGAACTATGTGTCCAGGTTTGTGACATTTGTGGCAAATAATTGTAGGTAGGGCTGGTCCTGTGATTTGTGtgaaagaaaaattatttgcGCAGCGGAATGAGCAAacagttttgttttgtttttctttcttgaagTTGCAATTTGATTCAGGCCTTgatatttcaaaacaaataagtaCTTACTTGTTCAGACGAATTTGCGATGCCTGATGTAGATGTTTGAATTCCAGCAATAAGCCTTCCACACGTCAGGCCTCTAGTTCGTCCACACAGACTCAAACCAATAGGTAACAGAATTTTGGAGTTTTGTTTCGGTAGTGAAGAAACAACGATATTGCTTTGTTCCTATTCAAAACAATCCTTTTTGTGTGTGACTATCTAGGTCCATTACCCAGTTGGCAATGTAATAAACGTTAGCCTATTAACGTTAGTTAGAACATTTCTAACACTTGAGAAGTTCTCCAAATATACCTCAAGTTAACATAGTTCATGAGTGATGCCTAGCAGCATATCATGACACCCAACCGGTGATGAAAAGATTGGAATCCTTTTATGTGAACCATGACTGCAATTGTTTTGCATACAAATCCTTCTATTACTATATCCCTATTGAGTTCAGTTTAGTAATAATGTCAAACTCTAAAACTCAATCGTATGACTTAATCTATCAAATTACTTGACTATAAAATTGATCATCTACATGAATCAATTTGTCTTGGCCAAGAACTCCTTTAGTCAAGATTGATAGATTTCATAAGATATCAAACCATTCATGATGGAATAATAGCTCCCATTTTGCATAAACACTTGGCTCCATGCATAACTAATTAGAGGTACCATATGCCAATACTCATCAGTGATTAGAACAAGTATTTTCTGCATTGATAGACTTTAACCACCCATGAATGAGCCAACCGTGTCATCTTAGGTCTAAGGATCACATGCACCATTGCAATCAATAATGAATCATTGACATTAATAAGCTAATGATTCATTATTTAAATTAGTCAGTGTTCAAGCCAACTTGTCACACAAGTGCCTCTCATATTTGTTCTAGTATCACATACTTAATGGTATGAGACTCGCCATTCTATTATCATTAATATCTCA encodes the following:
- the LOC113768132 gene encoding 50S ribosomal protein L18, chloroplastic-like isoform X2, which encodes MSCNATSLSFGLGFRTPKFASPFLPSPLPLSSFSTQWQPNALSIEAKAGTRREDRTARHSRIRKKVIDDSKMHTLASASTMQKPISDDLNYSSAPTIDVAKKVGKAIAKSCLEKGITKVAFDRGGYPYHGRIEALADAAREHGLQF
- the LOC113768132 gene encoding 50S ribosomal protein L18, chloroplastic-like isoform X1 — translated: MSCNATSLSFGLGFRTPKFASPFLPSPLPLSSFSTQWQPNALSIEAKAGTRREDRTARHSRIRKKVEGTPERPRLSVFRSNKHLYVQVIDDSKMHTLASASTMQKPISDDLNYSSAPTIDVAKKVGKAIAKSCLEKGITKVAFDRGGYPYHGRIEALADAAREHGLQF